The Capricornis sumatraensis isolate serow.1 unplaced genomic scaffold, serow.2 scaffold15, whole genome shotgun sequence region ATTTTTATATAGGAGCTGTGTTTTTGGAGATTCGTTCTaaagaatttataaatgaaatgtcaTAATGTTTCTAATTCACCTTAAAATCACTCAGCAAAAAgaagtttatatacatatatatatatatacacataagtaaatatgccaaaatgttaacaactgtTAAAGTACGTGATGAGCATATTGATGCTTATTATAGTAATGTTTCTAATtgtccatatatttaaaatattttatcgtaaaaagtaaaaacaattttttaaaaataccacgtATATTCCTCCACTTTGATTAACTagtaattcttttgttttccaataaaggagggtagatttttaaaaacagaccacCCAACAAAATTATCGCTAATCCTCCCCAAACAAGGAAAGTAGAAGGAATGgcattgttttccaaagtatcaATATGTCCAGTTATGATAAAGTGATAGGTCATTCCAGCAACTCCTGTATGTTAGCAAACAGCAAACTTTTATGATTAGAAACTGAAGAAATTAGGAGGAGGAGAATAGAGTTTCTAGATATTAAAATGGAGTTTTTATAGGTCCCTGATGAACCcttcaagatttttttatttctattgaatCTTGACCTATAGGATTGTTCCAATTTCCCCATAAGAtgtttatggaaaaacctgaacgaactttttggatAACTCAATAGGTATAACCAGGTGAGTCCTGTGCCATCACTCCACATTATCTTGTCTTACCGCTGCAGGGTATATGACAGGCATTAACTGCTCCTGGGGTTTTGCCATCATTACACCACCAGTGGCTATTGATTTGAAATATCCCATAATCAGTGCTTCTGTCTCCACTATTGTAGTTTGTAGCTTGTGTGTTATAACTGCTTTCCCATCTGGCCAAACACATCcctgaaaaaaacatattttgagtAATAAAGAGTGAATCATGTGACTTACAGTTCATAGCATAATCAGTTCTACTTAACTAGTTCTATTTTACTAATGACTTACTTTACAAGTATAAAGATGCATTTTACTTGTAAAGTGTTTTAACACTTTGGTGTTAAAGGTCCCTTCAGAAAATTCTTTTATTAGCAAATGATTTggtaatacaaatgaaaaagataacatatttttaaaaatatcttccattGCTATTACACTTTCCTTACTACTAACACCCAGGTAGGATTAAGCCtagaacagaaaaatcaacagaGTTGTTGAGTGGGTTTGGTCATTAGCAGCAGATGCATATGTTAATGGAAAAATgctttttatcagaaaaaaataaggattttctgggagaaagaaaatttatgatacCGAAGGCGAATTTGGGTATCAAATTATAATGCAGGCAAGAATCATAGAATAGGAAAGGCTgggtcatccatccatccatctagcaATTGGCtaactcattcaaaaatatttatggaggaGAAATGTCTGAATTCAGTACGAAAACTACAGTGATGACATTGACAAATATGGactaaaatacaaaggaaattttCCTTATGGCACATCTTAAATtctgtggaagaaaatgaaaaataattaatgaactagagtcagaataataaaatgtcatttcatgCTGCATTTCAGGGATCCTTATATAGATATTGATTGAGGGGAGATAGTTCTACTGTCCCTGTTTTAAGAGttcaatggaatttttaaaaaaccttgatGTTAAAAGTGCAACATCATGTTAGGgggattaaaaatgagaaaaatactgcCTTATTCAGAACCCAAGATCCAAATTAGAAATGGCTAGAGTCAAACAACAAGGGCTTGACAGACATGTTCCAGGTGCTAAAATGTATCTTATAGTCAGTCTACATGCGCCAGTTGTCAAATTTAGTAGCACTAGAGGAGTACATGGGAACCTTGCATGCTTAGAATGATGTAGAATTTGACCCACCATGCCTCATTCCTTCACCTGGTACATCTGATTCTAAAAGAACAAGTGGATACTTTTAACCATTGTAAGTGtataagcttttgaactgtggtgttggagaagactcttgagagtcccttggagtgcaaggagatccaaccagtccatcctaaaggagatcagtcctgggtgttctttgaagctgaaactccaatcttttggccacctgatgtgaagagttggctcattggaaaagaccctgatgctgggaaagattgaaggcaggaggagaaggggacgacagaggatgagatgcttggatggcatcaccaactcagtggacatgggtttgggtggactccggaagttggtgatggacagggaggcctggtgtgctgtggttcatgaggtcgcagagtcggacacgactgagcgactgaactgaactgaactgaagtgtgtaaaccctccaagaaagaaaaaaacattcactCAAAGACCCTTTCTTTTGGTTCATCCTCTATTAGTATCTGTTCTACACCTAGCTAACTAtttgaaaggatgaaaaagagtTAACTTACAGTTTGCCAGGCTGATTCCCCTAAAGCCATCCATTCCAAATCTTTTCAGAGTTCTGGCAAGCTCACATCTCTCAAAGACCTTGCCTTGGACAGCGACCGAAaggaggagaagccccagaataaGGAGAGCCTTCATGTTGACTGAGAAGCCAGACCTCCAGGCTGACCAGGGGAGCTGGCCCTgctttttaacatcttttcacttccttcttaTGCGACTGGTTTGGGAGCTCCACCCTCTGAGACGTGGAAAACAGGAAATGTTGATTGGTTCactaactttaaaattttctttcttatgtttgaAGAGGGACATTCTGACGTCCTAAGAATTAATCTGCAAGAAAATAGTGAAATGACATTACTTAAAGACATTGCTCAGGACTAATTGGGATTAGCACTATTGCCAAAAGCGgaactttttcctattttattatgaatttgagcaagtattaaaaaaaacctgaatgaacatttgactcaactgaaaatgaattccaatctttcattacatttttcttcattaagtTGCTTTATGTGCCTTCTGTATGTTgccttcatctttttcctttaagattattttatatacactttCCACAAAAGAACATTGCCTGTTGTTCAGATAGGTATATAGTACAACACTATGTTGTTCGGCCAAATTCCATTCCTAACTTCTTGGTTACTCTtgtaaattcttaatttataaatcaaTGTTTCGCTATTAGAAGTAAGCCTCGTGCAAATAACATTCTTAActccatgaactgtgaacttccagatgttcaagctggttttagaaaaggcagaggaaccagagatcaaattgccaacatccactggatcatggaaaaagcaagagagttccagagaaacatctagttctgctttattgactatgccaaagcctttgactgtgtggatcacaacaaactgtggagaattcttcaagagatgggcataccagaccacctaacctgcctcttgagaaacctgtgtgcaggtcaggaagcaacagttagaactggacagggaacaacagactggctccaaataggaaaaggagtacgtcaaggctgtatattgtcaccctgcttatttaacttatatgcagagcacatcatgagaaacgctgggctggaggaagcacaagctggaatcaagattgccgggagaaatatcaataacctcagatatgcagataacaccacccttatggcagaaagtgaagaggaacgaaaaagcctcttgatgtaagtaaaagaggagagtgaaaaagttggcttaaagttcaacattcagaaaatgaagatcatggcatccggtcccatcacttcatggcaaatggatggggaaacagtggaaacagtgtcagaatttatttttggggctccaaaatcactgcagatggtgactgcagcc contains the following coding sequences:
- the LOC138072392 gene encoding lysozyme C, kidney isozyme, whose amino-acid sequence is MKALLILGLLLLSVAVQGKVFERCELARTLKRFGMDGFRGISLANWMCLARWESSYNTQATNYNSGDRSTDYGIFQINSHWWCNDGKTPGAVNACHIPCSALLQDDITQAVACAKRVVSDPQGIRAWVAWRSHCQNQDLTSYIQGCGV